A single window of Selenomonas sputigena DNA harbors:
- the rpsB gene encoding 30S ribosomal protein S2, with protein MAVVSMKQLLEAGVHFGHQTRRWNPKMAKYIFTERNGIYIIDLQKTVRKVDEAYNFLRSLAEEGKSVLFVGTKKQAQDAVKEEATKAEMFYVNERWLGGMLTNYQTIQKRIRRLKDLERMEEDGTFDVLTKKEVLQLRHEMTKLEKFLGGIKEMNRLPGALFVVDPRKERIAVAEARKLNIPIVAIVDTNCDPDEIDYVIPGNDDAIRAVRLLTSAMASAIVEGRQGQAGAGEEAQDGKD; from the coding sequence ATGGCAGTAGTTTCTATGAAACAACTTTTGGAGGCCGGTGTCCATTTCGGACATCAGACCCGCCGTTGGAATCCGAAGATGGCGAAGTACATCTTCACGGAGAGGAACGGCATCTACATCATTGATTTGCAGAAGACCGTGCGCAAGGTTGACGAGGCGTACAACTTCCTTCGCAGCTTGGCGGAAGAGGGCAAGAGCGTTCTCTTCGTCGGCACGAAGAAGCAGGCGCAGGACGCCGTGAAGGAAGAGGCGACGAAGGCTGAGATGTTCTATGTCAACGAGCGTTGGCTCGGCGGCATGTTGACGAACTATCAGACAATCCAGAAGCGCATCCGCCGCTTGAAGGATCTTGAGCGCATGGAAGAGGACGGCACGTTTGACGTTCTGACGAAGAAGGAAGTCCTGCAGCTGCGTCACGAGATGACGAAGCTGGAGAAGTTCCTCGGCGGCATCAAGGAGATGAACCGTCTGCCGGGAGCGCTCTTCGTCGTCGATCCGCGCAAGGAGCGCATCGCCGTCGCTGAGGCGAGAAAGCTCAACATCCCCATCGTCGCAATCGTTGATACGAACTGCGATCCCGATGAGATCGACTATGTGATTCCGGGCAACGACGATGCGATCCGTGCCGTCCGCCTTTTGACGAGCGCGATGGCGAGCGCCATCGTCGAGGGTCGTCAGGGTCAGGCAGGTGCAGGCGAGGAGGCGCAAGATGGCAAAGATTGA
- the frr gene encoding ribosome recycling factor — protein MIKDIFSAQEERMKKTLEALRRDFGSLRAGRATPALLDRVMVDYYGQPTPVSQVAAIAVPEPRMLMITPWEKTILHDIEKAIMKSDLGLTPNSDGTAVRLSIPQLTQERRTELVKSLNKKTEDAKVAIRNIRRDANEQMKKLEKAKEITEDDAKKGQDDMQKLVDKYIKAVEDARVVKEKEIMEV, from the coding sequence ATGATCAAGGATATTTTCAGTGCACAGGAAGAGCGCATGAAGAAGACGCTCGAAGCGCTGCGCCGCGATTTTGGCTCGCTGCGCGCTGGACGCGCAACCCCTGCGCTCCTCGATCGCGTGATGGTCGACTACTATGGTCAGCCCACGCCTGTGAGCCAGGTCGCGGCAATCGCTGTGCCCGAGCCGCGCATGCTCATGATCACGCCTTGGGAGAAGACGATTCTGCACGACATCGAGAAGGCGATCATGAAGTCCGATCTTGGACTCACGCCAAACTCCGACGGCACAGCGGTACGGCTTTCCATTCCGCAGCTCACGCAGGAGCGTCGCACGGAACTCGTGAAGTCGCTGAACAAGAAGACGGAGGATGCGAAGGTCGCGATCCGCAACATTCGCCGCGATGCGAACGAGCAGATGAAGAAGCTCGAAAAGGCGAAGGAAATCACCGAGGACGACGCGAAGAAGGGCCAGGACGACATGCAGAAGCTTGTCGACAAGTACATCAAGGCCGTGGAAGATGCGCGCGTCGTCAAGGAAAAGGAAATCATGGAAGTCTGA
- a CDS encoding DUF362 domain-containing protein: MAYKISEECISCGSCAGTCPVEAISEGESQYVIDPEKCIECGACAEGCPVSAISAP; encoded by the coding sequence ATGGCTTACAAGATTAGCGAAGAGTGCATTTCGTGCGGTTCGTGCGCCGGTACCTGTCCCGTCGAGGCGATCTCGGAGGGTGAGTCCCAGTACGTGATTGACCCGGAGAAGTGCATTGAGTGCGGTGCGTGTGCGGAAGGCTGTCCCGTCTCCGCGATTTCCGCGCCCTGA
- the tsf gene encoding translation elongation factor Ts, whose protein sequence is MAKIDAKMVKELRERTGAGMMDCKKALTETDGDMDKAIDYLREKGIAKAEKKAGRIASEGVVAAYVADDAKVAALVEINCETDFVAVTEKFHELCDKIAKHIAETNPADLDALNASTLEGKTVAEIVTEAVASIGEKISLRRFERYENASGRIASYIHMGGKIGVLVDLSGGTAEIGKDVAMHIAASAPTAIDRSGVKTEDLEHEKEVLRAQALEEGKPEKIVERMVEGRINKFYQEVCLLEQPFVKDPDKKVQEVLGDVKVERFVRFELGEGLEKKSEDFAAEVAAQIKG, encoded by the coding sequence ATGGCAAAGATTGACGCAAAGATGGTCAAGGAGCTGCGCGAGCGTACGGGCGCAGGCATGATGGACTGCAAGAAGGCGCTGACGGAGACCGACGGCGACATGGACAAGGCGATCGACTACCTGCGCGAGAAGGGCATTGCGAAGGCTGAGAAGAAGGCCGGCCGCATCGCTTCCGAGGGTGTCGTTGCAGCCTATGTTGCGGACGATGCGAAGGTCGCGGCGCTCGTTGAGATCAACTGCGAGACGGACTTTGTCGCCGTTACGGAGAAGTTCCATGAGCTTTGCGACAAGATCGCCAAGCACATCGCAGAGACGAATCCTGCCGACCTGGACGCCTTGAATGCGAGCACGCTTGAAGGCAAGACGGTGGCGGAAATCGTCACGGAAGCTGTCGCGAGCATCGGCGAGAAGATTTCGCTGCGCCGCTTCGAGCGCTATGAGAACGCTTCGGGTCGCATTGCAAGCTACATCCACATGGGCGGCAAGATCGGCGTGCTCGTCGACCTTTCGGGCGGCACGGCGGAGATCGGCAAGGATGTCGCCATGCACATCGCAGCGTCTGCGCCGACGGCAATCGACCGCTCGGGCGTGAAGACGGAAGACCTTGAGCACGAGAAGGAAGTTCTGCGCGCGCAGGCTCTCGAAGAGGGCAAGCCCGAGAAGATCGTGGAGCGCATGGTCGAGGGTCGCATCAACAAGTTCTATCAGGAAGTGTGCCTGCTGGAGCAGCCCTTCGTCAAGGATCCGGACAAGAAAGTTCAGGAGGTCCTCGGCGATGTCAAGGTCGAGCGTTTCGTGCGCTTCGAGCTTGGCGAAGGTCTTGAGAAGAAGTCGGAAGACTTCGCGGCTGAGGTCGCTGCTCAGATCAAGGGCTAA
- the rodA gene encoding rod shape-determining protein RodA encodes MNKRWLRRMDFTLIGATAAIIVMSLIVIGSATHINTAGGDHYWFVQKQGAFVVLNVLFAIFLMNFDYKALQNYGKNLYIFNAVMLLLVMIIGQTALGAQRWIQLGPITLQPSEFSKIIMIIALAAMLEDRVGKLNTVSDILPVVGYVALPFFLVLKQPDLGTSLVFIAILLGMMFVAGVNLRILAAGFAAGIAASPLLWLFLKDYQKMRLKVFLDPSVDPLGSGYHIIQSKIAIGSGLIFGKGLFGGTQSQLNFLPENHTDFIFAVVGEELGFVGAAALLLLYLVVLWRGVKIARDASDTFGRLLAVGITSMLAFHVLVNVGMTTGIMPVTGIPLPLMSYGVSSLTTNLIAITILLNIHMRKAKFVF; translated from the coding sequence ATGAACAAGCGTTGGCTCAGGCGCATGGACTTCACATTGATCGGTGCGACGGCGGCGATCATCGTCATGAGCCTCATCGTCATCGGCAGCGCCACGCACATCAATACGGCGGGCGGCGATCACTACTGGTTCGTGCAGAAGCAGGGCGCATTCGTCGTCTTGAACGTGCTCTTCGCCATATTCCTCATGAACTTCGACTACAAGGCACTGCAGAACTATGGCAAGAATCTCTACATCTTCAATGCCGTCATGCTTCTCCTCGTCATGATCATCGGCCAGACGGCGCTCGGCGCACAGCGCTGGATTCAGCTAGGCCCCATCACCCTGCAGCCGTCGGAGTTTTCGAAGATCATCATGATCATCGCGCTTGCTGCGATGCTGGAAGATCGCGTGGGAAAACTCAATACCGTAAGCGACATCCTGCCCGTCGTCGGCTATGTGGCGTTGCCGTTCTTCCTCGTCCTCAAGCAGCCCGATCTCGGCACGTCGCTCGTTTTCATCGCCATTCTCTTGGGCATGATGTTCGTCGCGGGCGTGAACCTTCGCATACTTGCGGCAGGCTTTGCGGCGGGCATAGCGGCGTCGCCTCTTCTCTGGCTCTTTTTGAAGGATTACCAGAAGATGCGCCTCAAGGTTTTTCTCGATCCGAGCGTCGACCCGCTTGGCTCGGGTTATCACATCATTCAGTCGAAAATTGCCATCGGCTCGGGGCTGATCTTCGGCAAGGGGCTTTTCGGCGGTACGCAGAGTCAACTGAACTTCCTGCCCGAGAACCACACGGATTTCATCTTCGCCGTCGTCGGCGAGGAACTGGGCTTCGTCGGTGCGGCGGCGCTGCTTCTTTTGTACCTCGTCGTGCTCTGGCGCGGCGTGAAGATCGCGCGTGACGCGAGCGACACTTTCGGCCGGCTGCTCGCCGTCGGCATCACCTCGATGCTCGCTTTCCATGTGCTCGTCAACGTCGGCATGACGACGGGCATCATGCCCGTCACGGGCATACCGCTGCCGCTCATGAGCTACGGCGTCAGTTCGCTGACGACGAATTTGATCGCGATTACGATCTTGCTCAACATCCACATGCGCAAGGCAAAGTTTGTATTCTGA
- a CDS encoding Rne/Rng family ribonuclease, which translates to MKTILVNCAPEETRMAIVESEELLAVEVERESQSHLVGNIYKGQVQNVLPGMQAAFVDIGWEKNAFLYIGDGVPHEGAQKTTPAARIHIGQRLPVQITKDAIGTKGPRATMHLSIPGRNVVLMPTAAYIGISRRIEGEAERARLREIAARICPAGMGLIIRTAAHGQTEESFQEDVDRLVRLWQTLQAKNKMAKAPALLYRDADLIVRLVRDSFTEEIDALYIDDADACRRVRELVESISPELAQRVHLYEEREPLFRRYGVEEEIERLGEREVVLPSGGSIVIDKTEALTAIDVNTGRYVGKANLGDTVYRTNLEAAAEILKQIRLRDIGGIILVDFIDMDTDEQKEKLLAFLRDRVRFDRTKTNIVDITALGLIEITRKKSRQNLESIIYSPCPYCHGRGRVESPETIAIRICRDIRRLESKAHAGAYEIEVASRIARAVETAEPLAHLAAELALRLTVVAKDVMALESYTILPKED; encoded by the coding sequence ATGAAAACCATTCTTGTAAACTGCGCTCCCGAAGAGACGCGCATGGCGATCGTGGAAAGCGAAGAGCTTCTGGCGGTCGAGGTTGAGCGCGAGTCGCAGTCGCACCTCGTCGGCAACATCTACAAGGGACAGGTGCAGAACGTCCTGCCGGGCATGCAGGCGGCTTTCGTCGACATCGGTTGGGAGAAGAATGCTTTCCTCTACATCGGCGACGGCGTGCCGCACGAGGGCGCACAGAAAACGACGCCCGCCGCACGCATCCACATCGGCCAGCGGCTTCCCGTACAGATCACGAAGGACGCCATCGGCACGAAGGGGCCGCGTGCGACAATGCACCTGTCGATTCCGGGCAGGAACGTCGTGCTCATGCCGACGGCCGCCTACATCGGCATTTCGCGGCGCATCGAGGGCGAGGCCGAGCGTGCGCGGCTTCGGGAGATCGCCGCGCGCATCTGCCCGGCGGGCATGGGACTCATCATCCGCACGGCGGCGCACGGGCAGACGGAGGAGAGTTTCCAGGAGGACGTCGACCGCCTCGTGCGCCTCTGGCAAACCCTGCAGGCGAAAAACAAGATGGCGAAGGCGCCGGCGCTCCTCTACCGCGACGCCGATCTCATCGTGCGTCTCGTGCGCGACTCCTTCACAGAAGAGATTGATGCGCTCTACATCGATGACGCCGACGCCTGCCGTCGCGTGAGGGAACTCGTCGAATCCATCTCGCCCGAGCTTGCACAAAGAGTCCATCTCTACGAAGAGCGCGAGCCGCTCTTTCGTCGCTACGGCGTGGAGGAAGAAATCGAGCGCCTCGGCGAGCGCGAGGTCGTGCTTCCCTCGGGCGGCTCCATCGTCATCGACAAGACGGAGGCGCTGACCGCCATCGACGTGAATACGGGGCGCTACGTCGGCAAGGCGAATCTCGGCGACACGGTCTACCGCACGAACCTCGAAGCGGCGGCTGAGATCTTGAAGCAGATCCGCCTCAGGGACATCGGCGGCATCATCCTCGTCGACTTCATCGACATGGACACGGACGAGCAGAAGGAAAAGCTCCTCGCCTTCCTGCGCGACCGCGTGCGCTTCGACCGCACGAAGACGAACATCGTCGACATCACGGCGCTCGGCCTCATCGAGATCACGCGCAAGAAGTCGCGGCAGAACTTGGAGAGCATCATCTACAGCCCGTGCCCTTACTGCCACGGTCGGGGCAGGGTCGAATCGCCCGAGACGATCGCCATCCGAATCTGCCGTGACATCCGCCGCTTGGAGAGCAAGGCGCACGCGGGCGCTTATGAAATCGAAGTAGCGAGCCGCATCGCACGCGCCGTGGAAACCGCCGAGCCGCTCGCACACCTCGCCGCCGAACTCGCGCTTCGCCTGACCGTCGTCGCCAAGGACGTCATGGCGCTCGAAAGCTACACGATCTTGCCCAAGGAAGATTGA
- the pyrH gene encoding UMP kinase has protein sequence MDIASYKRVVLKLSGESLAGDQGFGIDLPTVDAIAAEVKKVREHGIDVAVVVGGGNIWRGLAGSDKGMDRAQADYMGMLATVMNSLALQSSLENIDVDTRVQSAIEMRQIAEPYIRRKAVRHLEKGRVVILAAGTGNPYFSTDTTAALRAAEIEADVILMAKKGVDGVYDSDPRKNPAAKKFSRLAYMEVLNRGLAVMDSTATSLCMDNKIPIVVFNIDKHENILKAAVGEDIGTIVGGEEA, from the coding sequence TTGGATATTGCCAGCTACAAGCGTGTCGTTTTGAAACTCAGCGGTGAATCTCTCGCAGGAGATCAGGGCTTCGGTATCGACCTGCCGACCGTCGACGCCATTGCGGCCGAGGTCAAGAAGGTGCGCGAGCACGGCATTGACGTTGCCGTTGTCGTCGGCGGCGGCAATATCTGGCGCGGTCTTGCGGGAAGCGACAAGGGCATGGATCGGGCGCAGGCAGATTACATGGGAATGCTCGCGACCGTCATGAACTCGCTCGCCTTGCAAAGCTCTTTGGAGAATATCGATGTCGATACGCGCGTGCAGAGCGCCATCGAGATGCGTCAGATTGCCGAGCCGTACATTCGCCGCAAGGCTGTGCGCCATCTCGAAAAGGGACGCGTCGTGATCCTGGCGGCAGGCACGGGAAATCCATACTTCTCGACCGACACGACCGCGGCTCTTCGTGCTGCTGAGATCGAAGCGGACGTCATCCTCATGGCGAAGAAGGGGGTTGACGGCGTCTACGATTCTGACCCGCGCAAGAATCCTGCGGCAAAGAAGTTCAGCCGCCTCGCATACATGGAGGTTCTGAATCGTGGTCTCGCTGTCATGGACTCGACGGCGACGAGTCTCTGCATGGACAATAAGATTCCCATCGTCGTATTCAATATTGATAAGCATGAGAATATCCTCAAGGCTGCGGTCGGCGAGGATATTGGCACGATTGTAGGGGGAGAGGAAGCATGA
- a CDS encoding PASTA domain-containing protein, whose translation MEEVDVLGIPWQEAKERLEALGFLYEVEWTRPTRDFFPIDEQSPYVVRQRREGDKIKLVLAARLRKEVSCHGLQD comes from the coding sequence ATGGAAGAAGTCGATGTTTTGGGCATTCCCTGGCAGGAGGCGAAAGAGCGTCTTGAGGCGCTCGGATTCCTCTATGAGGTGGAGTGGACACGTCCCACACGAGATTTTTTTCCGATAGATGAGCAGTCTCCCTATGTCGTGCGGCAGAGGCGAGAAGGCGATAAGATAAAGCTCGTGCTTGCAGCGCGGCTGCGAAAGGAGGTGTCCTGTCATGGCTTACAAGATTAG